Sequence from the Microbacterium sp. AZCO genome:
CGGGTGCGAACATGCCGCCGCCGAACGAGCCGACGTCGTTCTGCGCGTACTCGATCGCCTGCCCGGCGAGCTGGTCGGCGCGCTGCGCGTACTGCAGCGCGCGGGCGGGGTCGACGCTCTGCAGCTGCTGGGCCTGCACGAGCGAGGCGCCGGCCTCGGCGAGCCGCGTGCGCGCTTCGGCGCCCACGGCCCCGCGGCGGGCGGTGATGTAGTCCTCGGCGGCCGACACCTGTGCGCGCGCCTGCAGCATGACCTGTCCGAGCACCTGCTGGGCGTGCTGCGCCTTGGCCGCGGCATCCCGGACCCCCGCGATCACCGCGTCGATCTGCTGGTTCGCGGCTTCGAGCGCCTTCAGGGCGGCGAGCGGCCGCTTCTGGGTCCCCGTGAGCTGGGTGCGCGCCGCGTCGAGCTGCTGCCTGGTCGCCGTGACGGTCGCGGCGACGTGGCCGTCGGGGTCGGGAAGAGCGGATGCTGCGGCGATGTCCTGTTCGAGCTCGGCGACGAGCGCCTGGCCCTTCTGCTCGCCCTCGGCGAGGTCGCTCGCGAGCTTGTCGATCGCCTGCGCGAGCAGCGTCGCCTGGCCGACGGCCTCCTCGGCGGCCCGGATGCTGACGGCGGCCTCGCCCCCGTCGCCGGCCCCGATCGCGGTCTGCGCGGCAGCGAGCTGGGTGTCGGCGAACGCGATGCGGTCGCGCGCCTGCTCCGGGTTGTCGTGGACGGTCGAGAGCGCCTCGGCGGCGTACGACTGCGACAGGTCGGCGAGCCGTGCCGCGGCGGGATCGATGGCGGCGGCGGCCTTCGCGCGCTCGTCCTGCACCCGCGCGAACGCCTCGGGCGCGTTCTGTTCGAGCTTGCGCAGCTCGTCGAACGCCTCCGCCTTCTCGTCGAGACCGCGGTTGGCGGTGTCGAGCAGCTGGAGGATCTGCGTATTCCACGCCCGCACCTGCTCCTCGGTGTCGGGGGTGGCGTCGTCGAGCTGCTGCTTGAGCATGAACGCCTTGTTGAGGCTGTCCTTGGCGGTCTGCAGCGCCTGCTCGAACTCGACTGTCGCGGCATCCCCGAACTGCGCCTTGGCGAAGCCGAGCTCCTGCTCGCTGGTCTTGACGGCGTCATCGGTGTCGACGAGGGCCGCGGATGCCTGGCGTGCGAGCTCCTCGGTGCTCACCTGCTCGACGGGCGGCTGCCCCGGCCGCCCCGCGGGCGCCTGCCGGCGCCGACGGCGGCGGACGAGCAGCCAGATGATGACACCGACGATCGCGGCGAGGAGGACGAGGATCAGGATGCCGGTGAACCCGCCGCCCCGGCCGGACGCCGTGCCGCTCGTCCCGCTCGTCCCGCTCGTGCCGCCGCCGAGCGTCGTGGTGATCCCGTCGGCCGCCGCATCGACGGCGCCGAGCCAGTCCTCCGCGGCGAGCTCGGGCTGCACCTGCTGCTGGGCGATCGTCGCGGCCTGCTCGGTCGTGATGGGGCCGGACGGGTCGGCGGAGAGGTAGTACTGGCGTCCGTCCACCGCGACGGCCAGGAGGAGCTGGTTCGACCCGAGCCCGTTGTCGTCGGCGGTCTGGTTCGCCCAGTCCGCGGCAGACGCGGGATCGGTGAAGTCGTCCACGAAGACGACCCAGAGGTCGGCCGTCGTCTCGTCGGAGAGCTGCTGCAGGCGCGCCTCGGCGGTCGCCTCGTCGGAGCTCGAGAGCACACCTGCCTGATCGACGACGTGGCTCGATCCGAGCTCGACCGGTGCGGTCGCCGACGCAGCCGCGGCACCGCCGAGCAGCGCCAGCGAGAGAGCCGCCGTGAGCGCGAGTGCGGGTCGCGCGCGCATCCTTCCCCCTCCTCGGGGAGCCGTGGAGCCGCCCCCTCCGCCGAGTCTATTCAGGCCCCGGCATGCATCGGTAGGCACGGGCGAGGCCTTGACGGGAGGCGGGTCGCTGCCCTCGCGCGCCGGTCGCCGCGGGTACGCTGGCGGCTCCGGGAGGGCGGATGGACGATCGATACGGCACGGATGTGCTCGCCGCAGGGTGGAAGAAGCAGTTCCAGCGCGAGCTACGACGGGTGCCCGCCGAGCGGGACCTCGTCGTCGAGCTCGCGGAGGACGGATTCTGCGGCGCCGTGACCGGCGTCCGCTCGGGCACCGTCGAGCTCGAGGACCGTCTCGGTCGCCGACGCGTCTTCCCGCTCGGCGCCGGCTTCCTCGTCGACGGCGAGGACGTCGTACTCGTCCCGCCGGCGCCCCGGGCGCCCGGTGCTCCCGCACGGACGGCGTCCGGCTCGTTCGCCGTCGCCGACGCGAGAGCCCGCGTCGCCCGGCCGAGCCGCATCCTCGTCGAGGGCAAGCACGATGCCGAGCTCGTCGAGAAGGTCTGGGGCGACGACCTGCGCGTCGAGGGCGTCGTGGTCGAGTTCCTGCAGGGCGTCGACCTCCTCGGGGCCGCGCTCGACGAGGAGCCGCCGTCGGCCGACCGCCGCTACGGCGTGCTCGTCGACCACCTCGTGCCCGGCTCGAAGGAGTCGCGCATCGCCGAGGCGATCGCCCGGGGCCGGCACGGCGCGCACGTGCGCATCGTCGGGCACCCCTACATCGACGTGTGGCAGTGCGTCACCCCGCGGGCGGTCGGGATCGCGGCGTGGCCCGAGGTGCCGCGCGGCATCGAGTTCAAGGTGGGCGTGTGCCGGGCGCTCGGCTGGCCCGCGCGCGATCAGGCCGACCTCGCCCGCGCGTGGCAGCGCATCCTCGCGTCGGTGAAGACGTACCGCGACCTCGAGCCCTCGTTCCTCGGCCGGGTCGAGGAGCTCATCGACTACGTGACGGCCTGACCGCGGCATCCCCCGTCTCGGCGAACCTTCCCGGTCCGCCAACCGACTCCCCGAGGCGCCCTCGGTAGCCTGGAGGGGTGTCCGACCCCGCCGAGAGCCCTGCCCGCACGTTCCGCGATCGGCCCGTGTCGTTCGTGCGGAGAAGCGGCCGCATGTCCGAGGCGCAGGAGCGTGCCTGGAGCGAGCTCGCGCCGCACTACATCCTGACCGTGGAGCGGGATGCCGCGGCCACGAGCGTGCGCCCGGGCGACACCGTCGACCCCGTCGCCGTATGGGGACGCAGCGCGCCCCTCGTCGTGGAGATCGGCTCGGGCCAGGGGCACGCCATCGTCCACGCGGCGGCGTCGGCGCCGGAGCGCGACTTCCTCGCGATCGAGGTCTTCAAGGCCGGTCTCGCCCGCACGATGCTCGACGCCGACAAGGCGGGAGCCCGCAATCTGCGGCTCGTCGAGGCGAACGCGCCCGAGGTGCTGCAGCACCTGCTGCCGACGGCATCCGTCGACGAGCTCTGGGTCTTCTTCCCCGATCCCTGGCACAAGAAGAAGCACACGAAGCGGCGGCTCGTGACGCCCGAGTTCGCCCGCACGGCCGCCGGGGCTCTGCGCGACGGCGGCACCCTGCGCCTCGCGACGGACTGGGAGGACTACGCCCTGCAGATGCGGGACGTGCTCTCCGCCGCCGACGACTGGGAGCCGGCATTCGAGGGGGAGTGGGCGGATCGCTTCGAGGGCCGCGTGCTGACGGCCTTCGAACGAAAGGGCGCTCGTGCCGGACGCTCGATCCGCGATCTGACGTATCGGCGCCGGGCGCGCACGTGACCACGCCCGACGAGCCGTTCGGCCGGGGGCCCGAGCCCGCCCCCGACGAGGCGCTCGTCGATGCGTCCCCCCGCGACCGCTGGCGCTTCGTGCGTCCGCTCGCGCATCGCGACTTCCGGATGCTGTTCGCGGCCGTCGTGCTGTCGATCTTCGGCGCCGGGATGTGGGCCGTCGTCATGGTCTACACCGTCATCGACGCGGGTGGCGGCCCCGTCGACCTGTCCCTCGTCGCCGCGTGCAATGCCGTCGGTCTTCTCGCGTGCGCCATTCCGGGCGGGATCGTCGCCGACCGCGTCTCGCGGCGCCTGATCCTCCGCGTGGTCGAGCTCGTGAATGTGACGGCTGTCACCTCGATCGCGATCGCCGGCATGTTCGGCGCCGTGACGGTGCCGCACCTCGCGATCGTCGCCTTCGCCCTCGGCGCGGGGGCGGGGTTCTTCTTCCCCGCGTACAGCGCGATCCTGCCGCGCATCCTCCCGCCCGCGCAGCTGCTCGCCGCCAACGGCCTCGAGGGTGCCATCCGCCCCGCGCTGCAACAGGCGGCCGGGCCCGCGGTGGCCGGCGTCGTCGTGGCGGCGGTCGTCGCGCCCGCCCACGCCGCCTGGGTCATCGCGGCGGCGCACGCGCTCGCGCTGCTCCTCCTCATGTTCGTGCGACCGGAGCCCGTCGCCCGCGAGACGCCGGCGGGCGAGGCATCCACGGGCCGCGGGGTCTTCCACGATCTGCGCGAGGCCGTCTCGTTCACGCTGCGCACGCCCTGGCTGCTGTGGACGCTCCTCTACGCGACCATCTGGGTGCTGGTGTGGATGGGTCCCGAGGAGGTCCTCCTGCCCTTCCTCACCCGCGAGCGCATCGGCGACGACCCCCGCTGGTTCGGATTCCTGCTCGCGGCGTACGGACTCGGCGGCGTCCTGGGATCGATCGTCGTGTCGTCGTTCCGGCTGCCGCGCCGCTACCTCACCGTCATGATCGCGGTGTGGGGCTGCAGCACGCTGCCCTTCATCGTCGTGGGCTTCACCGACGTGTATGCGCTCATGGTGATCTCGGTGTTCCTCGTCGGCTTCGGCTTCAGCTACGGAAACGTCATCTGGGGCACGCTCCTGCAGCGTCGCGTGCCGACCCACATGCTCGGACGCATCTCGAGTCTCGACTTCTTCGTCTCGCTCGCCCTCATGCCGGTGTCGATGGCGCTCGCGGGTCCGCTCGCCGAGGTCGTGCCGATCCCCGTGATCTTCCTCGCGGCGGGCATCGTGCCGTTCGCGCTGTCGTTCCTCGTCATCTGGATCGCGCGCATGCCCCGCGACGAGCTCGCCCACCCGCTGGGGGACTGATGCCCGCTCATCCCGCGGCCGCGCCCCTCGTGCGTCCCGCCTGGTCGTGGGGGCTCGCGCCGGCGCTCCTCGCGTGCCTCGCCGCGCCCGCCTTCTTCGTGCTGCGGGTGGCGTGGCTCGGATGGCTGCTCCTCGCCCTGGCGCTCGTCGCGGCGTTCATCCTCGAGCGGCGGACGGGCGCGATCGAGCGCGGGCCCGAGGCATCCCACCGACCGCCGAGCCTCGTGCGCGACCTGTCGCTCGTCGCCGCAGGGCTCCTGATCGTGAGTGCCATCCCGCTGAAGGCGGAACTCGACGACCTCGCGATCCTGCGCTTCACCGTGGGCCTGGGCGGGGCCGTCGCCGTGCCGTACGCGGTGTCGCGCTTCGTCTACAGCGATCGGGCGATCCGGTTCCCGTGGCGCGGCGGCGGTCGGTGGACCCGCTTCCAATGGACGTGGCTCGTCGTCGTGCTCGCGCTCGGCTGGCTGATCCTGCCGTTCTACTTCATCACGTCGGGGGTCTACACGAACTGGCCCGTCGTGGACACGCCCGACCTCATCGCCCGGCTCTTCCTGGGCGTCGGCAGCGTCGGCATCTGGGACGAGCTCTTCTTCATCTGCACGGTGTTCGCGCTGCTGCGACGCCACTTCCCCGACTGGCAGTCGAACATCCTGCAGGCGATCGTGTTCGTGTCGTTCCTGTGGGAGCTCGGCTATCAGGCGTGGGGTCCGCTCCTCACCATCCCGTTCGCGCTGCTGCAGGGGTTCATCTTCGTCGTGACGCGCTCCCTCGCCTACGTCGTGACGGTGCATCTGCTGTTCGACGCGATCGTCTTCCTCGTGATCGTGCACGCCCACAATCCCGGAGTGCTCGACCGTCTCTTCCTGG
This genomic interval carries:
- a CDS encoding MFS transporter, which codes for MRPLAHRDFRMLFAAVVLSIFGAGMWAVVMVYTVIDAGGGPVDLSLVAACNAVGLLACAIPGGIVADRVSRRLILRVVELVNVTAVTSIAIAGMFGAVTVPHLAIVAFALGAGAGFFFPAYSAILPRILPPAQLLAANGLEGAIRPALQQAAGPAVAGVVVAAVVAPAHAAWVIAAAHALALLLLMFVRPEPVARETPAGEASTGRGVFHDLREAVSFTLRTPWLLWTLLYATIWVLVWMGPEEVLLPFLTRERIGDDPRWFGFLLAAYGLGGVLGSIVVSSFRLPRRYLTVMIAVWGCSTLPFIVVGFTDVYALMVISVFLVGFGFSYGNVIWGTLLQRRVPTHMLGRISSLDFFVSLALMPVSMALAGPLAEVVPIPVIFLAAGIVPFALSFLVIWIARMPRDELAHPLGD
- the trmB gene encoding tRNA (guanosine(46)-N7)-methyltransferase TrmB; translation: MSEAQERAWSELAPHYILTVERDAAATSVRPGDTVDPVAVWGRSAPLVVEIGSGQGHAIVHAAASAPERDFLAIEVFKAGLARTMLDADKAGARNLRLVEANAPEVLQHLLPTASVDELWVFFPDPWHKKKHTKRRLVTPEFARTAAGALRDGGTLRLATDWEDYALQMRDVLSAADDWEPAFEGEWADRFEGRVLTAFERKGARAGRSIRDLTYRRRART
- a CDS encoding CPBP family intramembrane glutamic endopeptidase encodes the protein MPAHPAAAPLVRPAWSWGLAPALLACLAAPAFFVLRVAWLGWLLLALALVAAFILERRTGAIERGPEASHRPPSLVRDLSLVAAGLLIVSAIPLKAELDDLAILRFTVGLGGAVAVPYAVSRFVYSDRAIRFPWRGGGRWTRFQWTWLVVVLALGWLILPFYFITSGVYTNWPVVDTPDLIARLFLGVGSVGIWDELFFICTVFALLRRHFPDWQSNILQAIVFVSFLWELGYQAWGPLLTIPFALLQGFIFVVTRSLAYVVTVHLLFDAIVFLVIVHAHNPGVLDRLFLV
- a CDS encoding DUF3097 family protein produces the protein MDDRYGTDVLAAGWKKQFQRELRRVPAERDLVVELAEDGFCGAVTGVRSGTVELEDRLGRRRVFPLGAGFLVDGEDVVLVPPAPRAPGAPARTASGSFAVADARARVARPSRILVEGKHDAELVEKVWGDDLRVEGVVVEFLQGVDLLGAALDEEPPSADRRYGVLVDHLVPGSKESRIAEAIARGRHGAHVRIVGHPYIDVWQCVTPRAVGIAAWPEVPRGIEFKVGVCRALGWPARDQADLARAWQRILASVKTYRDLEPSFLGRVEELIDYVTA
- a CDS encoding TPM domain-containing protein, whose protein sequence is MRARPALALTAALSLALLGGAAAASATAPVELGSSHVVDQAGVLSSSDEATAEARLQQLSDETTADLWVVFVDDFTDPASAADWANQTADDNGLGSNQLLLAVAVDGRQYYLSADPSGPITTEQAATIAQQQVQPELAAEDWLGAVDAAADGITTTLGGGTSGTSGTSGTASGRGGGFTGILILVLLAAIVGVIIWLLVRRRRRRQAPAGRPGQPPVEQVSTEELARQASAALVDTDDAVKTSEQELGFAKAQFGDAATVEFEQALQTAKDSLNKAFMLKQQLDDATPDTEEQVRAWNTQILQLLDTANRGLDEKAEAFDELRKLEQNAPEAFARVQDERAKAAAAIDPAAARLADLSQSYAAEALSTVHDNPEQARDRIAFADTQLAAAQTAIGAGDGGEAAVSIRAAEEAVGQATLLAQAIDKLASDLAEGEQKGQALVAELEQDIAAASALPDPDGHVAATVTATRQQLDAARTQLTGTQKRPLAALKALEAANQQIDAVIAGVRDAAAKAQHAQQVLGQVMLQARAQVSAAEDYITARRGAVGAEARTRLAEAGASLVQAQQLQSVDPARALQYAQRADQLAGQAIEYAQNDVGSFGGGMFAPGGGGGMFGQSGGSGGGGGMLGAVLGGIVLNSVLSGGSRGGGGLGGMLGGGGGFPGMPGGGGGFNPGSFGGGATRGRRGGGGGRF